One Pleuronectes platessa chromosome 20, fPlePla1.1, whole genome shotgun sequence DNA window includes the following coding sequences:
- the arl8 gene encoding ADP-ribosylation factor-like 8: MGLIFAKLWSFFCNQEHKVIIVGLDNAGKTTILYQFLMNEVVHTSPTIGSNVEEIVVKNTHFLMWDIGGQESLRSSWNTYYSNTEFIILVVDSTDRERLAISKEELYRMLAHEDLRKAAVLIFANKQDMKDCMSAAEISKYLSLSSIKDHPWHIQSCCALTGEGLCQGLEWMTSRAGLR; encoded by the exons AGCACAAAGTGATCATAGTTGGACTAGACAACGCCGGGAAAACCACTATACTCTACCAATT CCTGATGAACGAGGTGGTCCACACGTCTCCCACCATCGGAAGCAACGTGGAGGAAATAGTGGTGAAGAACACACACTTCCTGATGTGGGACATCGGAGGACAGGAGTCCCTCCGGTCCTCCTGGAACACCTACTACTCCAACACAGAG TTCATCATCCTGGTGGTGGACAGCACGGACCGAGAGAGGCTGGCCATCTCTAAGGAGGAGCTCTACAGGATGTTGGCTCATGAG gaccTGCGGAAAGCAGCTGTGCTGATATTTGCCAACAAGCAGGATATGAAGGACTGCATGTCTGCGGCGGAGATCTCCAAATACCTCAGCCTGAGCTCCATCAAAGACCACCCCTGGCACATCCAGTCCTGCTGTGCACTCACAGGAGAGGG tttATGCCAAGGTCTGGAGTGGATGACCTCCAGAGCCGGACTCAGATAG
- the zfand1 gene encoding AN1-type zinc finger protein 1, with translation MAELDIGKHCRIDSCSLNDFLPFVCDSCRGVFCLEHRSREAHSCPEDPENKERNQREPKTTVGSTSYPCSFEDCRGKELLPVICPPCEKHFCLAHRHQDDHKCEKLEVQKPRMAATRELVQKIVESKDGSKSKGRKGAKNSATAAKVALMKLKLHATGDKGIPQTERTYFQVYLPKESKDTTQPMFFSSKWSVGKVVDYAASLASLKNNNNVLTAKKLRLCHPQKGEALRMDDTLLSLLAHPETPLYNGGNVILEYLDNECPGLVDVSDYITQA, from the exons ATGGCTGAATTGGACATCGGAAAACACTGTCGGATCGATTCCTGCAGTCTGAACG ATTTCCTTCCATTTGTCTGTGATTCCTGCAGAGGCGTTTTCTG CCTTGAGCACAGAAGCAGAGAGGCCCACTCCTGTCCAGAG GATCCCGAAAACAAAGAACGGAACCAAAGGGAACCAAAGACCACCGTGGGCAGCACAAGTTATCCCTGCTCATTTGAAGACTGCAGAGGAAAAGAGCTGTTGCCTGTAATATGTCCACCGTGTGAGAAACATTTCTGTCTGGC CCATCGTCATCAAGATGATCACAAGTGTGAGAAGTTGGAGGTGCAGAAACCTCGAATGGCAGCTACTAGAGAGCTGGTGCAAAAGATTGTGG AGTCAAAGGATGGATCCAAAAGTAAAGGACGTAAAGGTGCAAAGAACAGTGCAACTGCAGCTAAGGTAGCATTAATGAAACTGAAACTACATGCTACAGGAGACAAGGGTATACCACAG ACAGAGAGAACCTATTTTCAGGTTTATCTCCCCAAAGAATCTAAGGACACCACCCAACCCATGTTCTTCTCTTCTAAATGGAGTGTTGGAAAAGTGGTGGATTATGCAGCCTCTCTAGCGAGCctcaagaacaacaacaatgtaCTGACAGCTAAG AAGCTGCGGTTGTGTCACCCTCAGAAAGGTGAAGCTTTGCGTATGGATGACACCCTCCTCTCGCTGCTGGCTCACCCAGAAACTCCTCTGTACAATGGGGGTAACGTAATCCTGGAGTACCTGGATAATGAGTGCCCAGGCCTGGTGGACGTTTCCGACTACATCACACAGGCATGA
- the maf1b gene encoding MAF1 homolog, negative regulator of RNA polymerase III b — translation MKLLENSIFEALSSQLCVETGESRILGRIESYSCKMAGDDKHMFKQFCQEGEPHVLEALSPPQSTSTTSPSQFGKSSEDGENPLSDKCCRKTIFYLITTLNESFRPDYDFSAARADEFSREPSVNWVANAVNSSLISAVGEEFNSVGPELWNAIDQEINLQSCDIYSYNPDLDSDPFGEEGSLWSFNYFFYNKKLKRIVFLTYRSVSVLSGYGRDCLDNELDMELDDEEMDGFTEDRCPRALCV, via the exons ATGAAACTGTTGGAGAACTCCATCTTTGAAGCTCTCAGCTCCCAGCTGTGTGTGGAAACAGGAGAGTCTCGCATCCTTGGCAG GATTGAGAGCTACTCCTGTAAAATGGCAGGAGATGATAAACATATGTTCAAGCAGTTTTGCCAGGAGGGGGAGCCACACGTCCTGGAGGCTCTTTCCCCCCCTCagtccaccagcaccaccagcccTTCACA aTTTGGGAAGagcagtgaagatggagaaaatCCTCTGAGTGACAAGTGTTGCAGGAAGACTATCTTCTACCTCATCACCACGCTCAACGAGTCGTTCAGACCGGACTACGACTTCAGTGCGGCGCGGGCCGACGAGTTCAGCCGGGAGCCGAGTGTGAACTGG GTGGCTAATGCAGTAAACAGCAGCTTGATCTCAGCCGTGGGCGAAGAGTTCAACTCTGTGGGGCCGGAGCTGTGGAATGCCATCGACCAGGAAATTAACCTGCAAAGCTGTGACATTTACAG CTACAACCCCGATCTGGACTCCGATCCTTTCGGTGAAGAGGGGAGTCTCTGGTCCTTCAACTATTTCTTCTACAACAAGAAGCTCAAGAGGATTGTTTTCCTCACGTATCGCTCCGTCAG CGTCCTGAGTGGATATGGTCGTGATTGTCTCGACAACGAGCTGGACATGGAGCTGGACGATGAGGAAATGGACGGTTTCACTGAGGACAG GTGCCCCAGAGCGCTCTGCGTGTGA